The following coding sequences lie in one Lolium perenne isolate Kyuss_39 chromosome 2, Kyuss_2.0, whole genome shotgun sequence genomic window:
- the LOC127329898 gene encoding peroxidase 2-like — translation MAKLTAALTVLALVACVGRPCQAGYGYPHPMPSPYTPSTPSPPPPTPIAPSSPPPYSPSTPSPPPPSPSTPSSPPPYTPSTPSPPPPTPSSPPSGLTVGYYQKTCYRAEDIVREAVRDASKGIMAGLIRLFFHDCFVRGCDASVLLDTADPNSATEKFGIPNLSLRGFEVIDAAKARIEKECGNVVSCADIVAFAGRDATYFLSNKKVYFDMPAGRYDGLVSLINETLPNLPPPFATVEQLKAGFAFKGLNTDEMVTLSGAHTIGISHCSSFSDRLTSNSSDMDARLKSTLQQQCQSNSGTDNTVVQDNKTPDKLDNKYYKNVLSHEVLFTSDAALMMATDTSDAVRANAKDTNQWEEKFKAAMVKMGAIDTKTVANGEIRRSCRVLNTN, via the exons ATGGCAAAGCTCACCGCCGCCCTGACGGTCCTCGCGCTGGTGGCCTGCGTGGGTCGTCCGTGCCAGGCAGGCTACGGGTATCCCCACCCCATGCCGTCACCGTACACTCCGAGTACACCTAGCCCTCCTCCGCCTACGCCGATTGCACCATCTAGTCCTCCACCATACAGCCCAAGCACACCTAGCCCGCCGCCACCTTCCCCGAGTACTCCGTCTAGCCCACCACCGTACACCCCCAGCACACCTAGCCCTCCGCCACCCACTCCGAGCTCACCTCCTTCGGGGCTCACGGTTGGTTACTACCAGAAGACATGCTACCGCGCAGAAGACATTGTTAGAGAAGCAGTGCGCGACGCCAGCAAGGGCATCATGGCGGGGCTTATCCGTCTATTCTTTCATGACTGCTTCGTCAGG GGTTGCGACGCTTCCGTGTTGCTAGATACAGCTGATCCGAACAGTGCGACTGAGAAGTTCGGCATCCCAAACCTGAGTCTGCGTGGCTTTGAAGTGATCGACGCTGCTAAGGCCAGGATCGAGAAGGAATGTGGGAATGTCGTGTCATGTGCGGACATTGTGGCCTTCGCCGGGCGTGACGCCACCTACTTCCTCAGCAACAAGAAGGTTTACTTCGACATGCCTGCTGGCCGCTACGACGGACTTGTGTCTCTTATAAACGAGACGCTCCCCAACCTCCCCCCTCCCTTTGCCACCGTGGAGCAGCTCAAGGCCGGGTTTGCCTTCAAAGGTCTCAACACCGACGAGATGGTTACCCTTTCCGGCGCGCACACCATCGGGATTTCCCACTGCTCATCCTTTTCTGATCGCCTCACGTCGAACTCCTCCGACATGGATGCTAGACTCAAAAGCACTCTGCAGCAACAATGTCAATCAAACTCCGGCACCGACAACACGGTCGTACAAGACAACAAGACCCCTGACAAGCTGGACAACAAGTACTACAAAAATGTTCTCAGCCATGAGGTGCTCTTCACGTCGGACGCTGCACTCATGATGGCAACAGACACGAGCGACGCGGTGCGAGCAAACGCCAAGGACACAAACCAATGGGAGGAAAAATTCAAGGCGGCGATGGTGAAGATGGGTGCCATTGATACCAAGACAGTTGCCAATGGCGAGATTAGGAGGAGCTGCCGTGTCTTGAACACTAACTAG